The Bdellovibrio bacteriovorus genome includes a region encoding these proteins:
- a CDS encoding NUDIX hydrolase, which produces MKDILHSLFQSQPPVDLASKLTRHACVAAILRGTSYEQLEIAFIQRAFHPEDRWAGHLAFPGGIRETYDKTDLDAALRETKEEVGVDLTADDLLGRLDDVQARKSGSMLDFYIRPFVFYTNRDFALTLDASEVADFFWIPLKEIQNPQRQTHYKIKRDNGHDHHLPAIYLDRDPPLWGLTYMMVIDLLNRLRSLGPQN; this is translated from the coding sequence TTGAAAGACATACTTCATTCTCTTTTTCAGTCTCAACCTCCCGTGGATCTTGCATCCAAATTGACACGTCACGCTTGTGTCGCGGCGATCTTGCGCGGCACCTCGTACGAGCAGTTGGAGATCGCGTTTATTCAAAGAGCTTTTCACCCCGAAGATCGTTGGGCGGGACATCTGGCATTTCCCGGTGGTATTCGTGAAACTTACGATAAGACGGATTTGGATGCCGCGCTTCGCGAAACCAAAGAGGAAGTCGGTGTCGATCTGACCGCCGATGATTTATTAGGCCGCTTGGACGATGTGCAGGCGCGCAAATCGGGCTCTATGCTGGATTTCTATATTCGTCCGTTTGTCTTTTATACGAATCGTGATTTCGCGCTGACCTTGGACGCTTCCGAAGTCGCCGATTTCTTTTGGATTCCCTTAAAAGAAATCCAGAATCCTCAACGGCAGACTCACTACAAGATCAAGCGCGACAACGGCCATGATCATCACTTGCCGGCGATTTATTTGGATCGGGACCCACCGTTGTGGGGACTCACTTATATGATGGTGATTGATCTGCTGAATCGTTTGCGCAGCTTGGGACCACAGAATTAA
- a CDS encoding PepSY domain-containing protein — MKTLLAIAVLFAGSISFAAPDCTKEAKDKWMPEAKMKEMILSQGYKIKKFKIDGNCYEIYGWDKAGAKVEIYFNPVDGSIVKEYKK, encoded by the coding sequence ATGAAAACTCTACTAGCTATCGCGGTACTTTTCGCAGGTTCGATTTCTTTCGCGGCACCGGATTGCACAAAAGAAGCAAAAGACAAATGGATGCCAGAAGCCAAAATGAAAGAGATGATTTTGTCTCAAGGCTATAAAATCAAAAAATTTAAAATTGATGGCAACTGCTATGAAATCTACGGCTGGGATAAAGCGGGCGCGAAAGTAGAAATCTACTTCAACCCGGTAGATGGCTCTATCGTAAAAGAATACAAAAAGTAA
- a CDS encoding cytochrome b/b6 domain-containing protein, protein MLLIKGPGMNAVEKRIYVWDPFIRVFHWTLVLCIFLNYFITEEGDTVHEVIGYIAAGFVVARIIWGFIGGPNAQFRNWFASPVTVFKYLRHYKNRKAYVTHNPIAGWMMVFLLACVIGLGVTGYMMGTDTYFGEEWVEELHHNIGNVMMGGVAIHVLGVLLASYHEKQNLVAGMIHGYKNQKD, encoded by the coding sequence TTGCTTTTGATCAAGGGACCAGGAATGAATGCCGTCGAAAAAAGAATCTACGTTTGGGATCCTTTTATCCGCGTATTTCATTGGACGCTGGTCCTTTGCATTTTTCTAAATTATTTCATCACCGAAGAAGGGGACACGGTGCACGAGGTGATTGGTTACATCGCCGCCGGCTTCGTTGTCGCTCGTATCATTTGGGGATTTATCGGTGGTCCTAACGCCCAATTTCGTAACTGGTTTGCAAGCCCGGTGACGGTTTTCAAATATCTGCGCCATTATAAAAATCGTAAAGCCTATGTGACCCACAATCCTATCGCCGGTTGGATGATGGTTTTTTTGTTAGCGTGTGTGATTGGATTAGGCGTGACGGGTTACATGATGGGAACTGACACTTACTTCGGCGAAGAATGGGTGGAAGAACTTCATCACAATATCGGCAATGTGATGATGGGCGGGGTGGCCATTCACGTTCTTGGTGTACTTCTAGCCAGCTACCACGAGAAACAGAATCTCGTGGCAGGCATGATTCACGGTTATAAAAATCAAAAAGATTAA
- the trhA gene encoding PAQR family membrane homeostasis protein TrhA: MYHGERFNSITHLVGAALSVAGTSVLVTLASMHGDVWKIVGTSVYGGMLVFLYTISTLYHSMQGRAKKVLQKLDHIAIYLLIAGTYTPFTLITLRGPWGWWIFGINWTLAALGIIYELTLAHRTRTPSMIIYVVMGWLIVVALKPLTAALSTAAMVWLTLGGILYTVGIIFFLFDEKVRHFHGIWHLFVLAGSACQYFCILLYLI, translated from the coding sequence ATCTACCACGGTGAACGCTTTAACAGTATCACACATCTTGTCGGTGCCGCATTGTCTGTGGCCGGCACTTCCGTACTTGTGACTTTAGCAAGTATGCATGGTGACGTGTGGAAGATCGTTGGCACCAGTGTTTATGGTGGCATGCTTGTTTTTCTTTATACGATCTCGACTCTTTATCACAGCATGCAAGGTCGCGCGAAAAAGGTTTTGCAAAAGCTGGATCACATCGCGATCTATCTTCTGATCGCAGGAACTTACACTCCTTTTACCTTGATCACTTTGCGCGGTCCTTGGGGTTGGTGGATTTTTGGGATCAACTGGACACTCGCTGCTTTGGGAATCATCTACGAGCTGACCTTGGCTCATCGCACGCGCACTCCCTCCATGATTATCTATGTTGTGATGGGATGGTTGATTGTCGTCGCTCTTAAACCTTTGACTGCGGCTTTATCGACGGCGGCGATGGTGTGGCTGACTCTGGGCGGAATCCTGTACACGGTGGGTATTATCTTTTTTCTTTTTGATGAAAAGGTCCGACACTTTCATGGCATCTGGCATCTTTTCGTTCTTGCTGGCAGCGCGTGTCAGTACTTCTGCATTCTGCTTTATCTAATTTAA
- a CDS encoding TCR/Tet family MFS transporter produces MTKSKAGLLFIFITVTLDMIGVGLVIPSLPDIMRRFVSSETSVSEYFGYFISIYALMQFVASPLLGALSDRFGRRSVLLVSLFVAGIDYILMAYAPTIEILFIGRILAGLTGANITVAMAYIADVSDDSNRSANFGMIGAAFGLGFIIGPAIGGLLGHYGAHYPFLVAAGMNLLNFLFGFFILPESLPQEMRRKVVLQKTNPFSSLSKIFQAKHLLALLIVYFCFQLAGQTHPSIWTLYTETRFGWTTSEVGLSLALVGVLSAISQGWLTRLLIPKLGERRTVVWGTVGFGVACIFYGLANQGWMMYAILTASSVFWVCGPALQSLVTHNTPPQEQGELQGTLVSLTSLAAIINPLVTTKLFAIFTADKTGVYIPGAPYFFAAVVCFAAWIVLIKDKHAA; encoded by the coding sequence ATGACAAAATCAAAAGCAGGACTGCTCTTCATTTTTATTACAGTGACTTTGGACATGATCGGCGTGGGTCTAGTGATCCCGTCCCTTCCCGATATCATGAGACGTTTTGTATCCAGCGAAACTTCGGTGTCTGAATACTTCGGTTATTTTATTTCTATCTATGCGCTCATGCAGTTCGTAGCTTCACCATTATTGGGAGCGCTCTCAGATCGCTTCGGCCGACGTTCCGTGCTTTTGGTTTCTTTGTTTGTCGCCGGCATCGATTACATTCTGATGGCCTATGCACCAACGATTGAAATTTTATTTATTGGACGTATCTTGGCGGGCCTAACAGGCGCGAACATCACGGTTGCTATGGCCTATATCGCGGATGTTAGCGATGATAGCAATCGCTCTGCAAACTTCGGTATGATCGGCGCTGCTTTTGGTCTGGGTTTTATTATCGGCCCAGCAATCGGCGGACTTTTGGGTCACTACGGCGCGCACTATCCATTCTTGGTGGCAGCGGGAATGAATTTACTGAACTTCCTTTTTGGTTTTTTCATTCTGCCAGAATCTTTACCGCAAGAAATGCGACGCAAAGTGGTTTTGCAAAAAACAAATCCCTTCAGCTCGCTTTCTAAAATCTTTCAAGCCAAGCATTTGTTGGCGTTATTGATTGTTTACTTCTGCTTTCAACTTGCCGGGCAAACTCATCCGTCTATTTGGACGTTGTATACAGAAACACGCTTTGGTTGGACGACTTCCGAGGTCGGGTTGTCATTGGCCTTGGTCGGAGTTCTTTCTGCGATTTCTCAAGGTTGGCTCACACGTCTTTTAATTCCCAAATTGGGAGAACGCCGAACAGTTGTGTGGGGAACAGTAGGTTTTGGCGTTGCTTGCATTTTTTATGGCTTAGCGAATCAAGGCTGGATGATGTATGCGATTTTAACGGCGTCATCAGTATTCTGGGTTTGTGGTCCTGCACTTCAGTCTTTAGTGACTCATAATACTCCACCGCAGGAGCAGGGAGAGCTTCAAGGAACTTTGGTCAGTTTGACGAGTCTTGCCGCGATCATCAATCCCCTTGTAACTACGAAACTATTTGCGATCTTCACGGCTGACAAAACTGGAGTTTATATTCCAGGCGCACCTTATTTCTTTGCGGCCGTCGTTTGTTTTGCCGCTTGGATCGTCCTTATCAAAGACAAACATGCGGCTTAA
- a CDS encoding RNA recognition motif domain-containing protein, with protein MGKKLYVGNLSYSLDDQSLGDIFAQFGTVESARIITDRETGRSKGFGFVEMASDEEAQTAIEKLNGSEQGGRNMNVSEAKPMAPRENRGGGFGGGRGNSRGGFGGGDRGGRSRY; from the coding sequence ATGGGCAAAAAATTGTACGTTGGAAATCTTTCTTATTCACTAGATGATCAATCTTTGGGCGACATCTTTGCACAATTCGGCACAGTTGAATCTGCTCGCATCATCACTGATCGCGAAACAGGTCGTAGCAAAGGTTTCGGTTTCGTTGAAATGGCTTCTGACGAAGAAGCTCAAACAGCTATCGAAAAATTGAACGGCTCTGAACAAGGTGGCCGTAACATGAACGTAAGCGAAGCTAAACCAATGGCTCCTCGTGAAAATCGCGGTGGCGGTTTCGGTGGCGGTCGCGGTAACTCTCGCGGCGGCTTCGGCGGCGGCGATCGCGGTGGTCGTTCTCGTTACTAA
- a CDS encoding TetR/AcrR family transcriptional regulator yields the protein MARPKDFARREEILKATLKVFRKHGAWDLSLNEVARQLHTTTRMLVHHFGTKENLINECQKLLEPRLHKDLSSAPPQKNWKALVCQAWHSSLQSSNKDDRRLSLISTLQNPRKTSRLHENEQVIGSLRELLPSRMKKFAEDVFIYALGLDLYVLGGGNPDRALLNLKSYLKRLENKTA from the coding sequence ATGGCAAGACCTAAGGATTTCGCACGACGCGAAGAAATTCTAAAAGCAACTCTCAAAGTGTTTCGCAAACACGGCGCCTGGGACTTGTCCTTGAACGAAGTGGCCAGACAGCTTCACACCACCACACGCATGCTGGTGCATCACTTCGGCACGAAAGAAAATTTGATTAACGAATGTCAAAAGCTTCTTGAGCCACGGCTGCATAAGGATCTTTCCAGCGCCCCTCCCCAAAAAAACTGGAAAGCTCTTGTGTGTCAGGCGTGGCACTCTTCTTTGCAAAGCTCAAACAAAGACGATCGGCGTTTGAGTTTGATTTCGACGTTGCAGAACCCGCGAAAGACCTCGCGTCTGCATGAAAATGAACAGGTGATCGGCTCCCTCCGCGAACTTCTCCCCTCCCGCATGAAGAAGTTCGCGGAGGATGTATTTATCTATGCATTGGGTTTGGACCTGTATGTTTTGGGTGGGGGCAACCCCGATAGGGCCCTTTTGAACCTGAAAAGTTACCTAAAACGCCTTGAAAATAAGACCGCATAG
- a CDS encoding aminoglycoside phosphotransferase family protein — protein MKLPEEFQKNICEVYGDIGRQWLVNLPLHLQALSRKYDLRSMIPVANLSYNYVAIVENAKNEKWVLKTSPQGADYRKETLWLKMHSEVAPQVQMFDEGYNAFFMEFIPSSHTLQETVYQGDDDKATEVLAGLIHKMYSKPAPIPEDIPHLSTLISSFQFLKGKLSDAFVDKARTLWKDLTVAQTSDVFLHGDLHHDNVLVTDRGPKVIDPHGYLGDPCSEVGAMIYNPLGWEALHDEKRLRRRLEILGEVLPFDKKKIRAWAFAKTMLSMAWTVEGSGRVPPHELRIAEILENEL, from the coding sequence ATGAAATTACCAGAAGAGTTTCAAAAAAATATCTGTGAAGTTTATGGCGACATCGGAAGACAATGGCTTGTAAATCTTCCACTGCATTTGCAGGCTCTGTCGCGTAAGTATGATTTGCGTTCGATGATTCCAGTCGCGAACTTAAGCTACAATTACGTCGCGATTGTCGAGAATGCGAAAAATGAAAAGTGGGTTTTGAAAACATCCCCTCAGGGAGCGGATTATCGTAAAGAAACTCTTTGGTTGAAAATGCATTCGGAGGTCGCGCCGCAGGTGCAGATGTTTGATGAGGGATACAATGCCTTCTTCATGGAGTTCATCCCGTCGTCGCACACGCTTCAGGAAACTGTTTATCAAGGCGACGACGATAAAGCCACCGAGGTTTTGGCCGGGCTGATTCATAAGATGTACAGCAAGCCAGCGCCCATTCCCGAAGACATTCCACATTTATCCACATTGATTTCCTCTTTTCAGTTCCTGAAGGGAAAGCTGAGCGACGCTTTTGTGGATAAAGCCCGCACTCTTTGGAAGGATTTGACAGTGGCCCAAACGAGCGATGTCTTTTTGCACGGAGATCTTCATCACGATAACGTCCTCGTGACAGATCGTGGGCCAAAGGTGATCGATCCGCATGGATATCTTGGCGACCCATGCAGTGAAGTGGGCGCTATGATTTACAATCCTCTGGGTTGGGAGGCTTTACATGATGAAAAGCGTTTACGTCGGCGCTTAGAAATCTTGGGTGAAGTTTTGCCATTTGATAAAAAGAAAATCCGCGCCTGGGCTTTTGCAAAGACGATGCTTTCGATGGCTTGGACCGTCGAAGGATCAGGCCGTGTGCCGCCTCACGAATTAAGAATTGCAGAAATTTTAGAAAATGAACTCTGA
- a CDS encoding HutD/Ves family protein — MKMLRKADYEIMPWKNGIGVTSQIDIYPDSAQFPDGDFLWRLSSATVSASAPFSKFDNCDRLLAVWKGKGMKLNDHDLPPLTPYKFSGDSAMEGVLKDGEVMDLGIIYRRGKVSVDMTSEEFTKEVVAMTLAPGFHYFFCVSGSMAVGQNLLEEGDTVRVDGAQAVKLSGKLGTKYFHIAAMPR; from the coding sequence ATGAAAATGTTAAGAAAAGCTGATTACGAAATCATGCCTTGGAAAAATGGAATAGGAGTGACTTCTCAGATCGACATTTACCCTGATTCGGCACAATTCCCAGACGGGGACTTTCTGTGGAGACTCAGTTCAGCGACGGTGTCAGCATCGGCGCCTTTTTCAAAGTTTGATAACTGCGATCGCCTGCTCGCGGTGTGGAAGGGAAAAGGCATGAAGTTGAATGATCATGATTTGCCTCCGCTCACGCCTTACAAATTTTCCGGGGACTCGGCGATGGAAGGTGTATTGAAAGATGGCGAGGTGATGGATTTGGGGATTATCTATCGCCGCGGAAAAGTGTCTGTCGATATGACTTCAGAAGAGTTTACCAAAGAGGTTGTGGCGATGACGTTAGCGCCAGGATTCCACTACTTTTTCTGTGTTTCCGGCAGCATGGCCGTGGGACAAAATCTTTTAGAAGAAGGCGATACCGTGCGGGTGGATGGTGCTCAGGCCGTGAAACTATCCGGCAAATTAGGCACGAAGTATTTCCACATTGCAGCAATGCCACGCTGA
- a CDS encoding trans-sulfuration enzyme family protein: MKKASKKAMSPRTQAIHGEFQSSSWEFSHHLIPPMTASTTFRLESLSRGAEGFSTFGAQTESGKPIWIYDRLEEPTTKMLEDQLAILEKGECAITFGSGMGAIASTFMSLLKTGERIVAHKTLYGCTYSLITNWLPRLGVQNSLIDVNDSASLAKLLADESTRVVYFETVSNPILEIADLEKIVSLVKAANKKRKKDQQIYTVVDNTFATPWALRPLEWGIDFVIQSLTKNISGFGTEMGGAVIAPKSFESMLRVARKDFGAIIHPYSAWHILVYGISTQAIRFEQQQATALKIAQFLEKHPKVQSVTYPGLKSHPQYKLAKKYLKSPESQFAPGTMISFQLKGDMKKCQKFVDDIAKNSYAITLAVSLGLTKTLIEVPGFMTHSAIPNEKRGESGIDPRAIRLSIGLESAQDIIDDLAEALKKV, encoded by the coding sequence ATGAAAAAGGCCAGCAAAAAGGCGATGTCGCCACGGACTCAAGCAATTCACGGTGAATTCCAATCCAGCTCGTGGGAGTTTTCTCATCACTTAATTCCACCGATGACGGCATCAACAACATTCCGTCTGGAATCTTTATCTCGCGGAGCTGAAGGCTTTAGCACCTTCGGAGCACAAACTGAATCAGGAAAACCGATTTGGATCTATGACCGTTTAGAAGAACCCACGACGAAAATGTTGGAAGACCAACTGGCGATTCTTGAAAAAGGGGAGTGCGCCATCACTTTTGGAAGTGGCATGGGTGCGATCGCCTCCACTTTCATGTCGTTGCTTAAAACGGGCGAACGCATCGTCGCTCATAAAACTTTATACGGTTGCACCTACAGTCTTATCACCAACTGGCTTCCGCGCTTGGGGGTTCAGAACTCTTTGATTGATGTTAATGACTCGGCTTCTTTGGCAAAGTTATTGGCGGATGAAAGCACGCGAGTTGTTTATTTTGAAACTGTATCAAACCCTATTTTAGAAATAGCCGATTTAGAAAAGATCGTCAGCCTGGTCAAGGCCGCGAATAAGAAAAGAAAAAAGGATCAACAGATTTATACGGTGGTCGACAATACCTTTGCGACTCCTTGGGCCTTAAGACCTCTTGAATGGGGTATTGATTTTGTTATTCAAAGTCTGACGAAAAATATTTCGGGCTTTGGCACCGAGATGGGCGGGGCGGTGATTGCTCCTAAATCTTTTGAAAGCATGTTGCGTGTGGCGCGTAAGGATTTTGGCGCCATCATTCACCCTTATTCTGCTTGGCATATTTTAGTTTATGGTATTTCAACTCAAGCGATTCGTTTTGAACAGCAACAGGCAACGGCTTTAAAAATTGCACAGTTCTTAGAAAAGCATCCTAAAGTGCAAAGTGTGACGTATCCGGGACTGAAAAGTCATCCGCAGTACAAGCTTGCGAAAAAATATTTAAAATCGCCCGAGTCTCAATTTGCTCCAGGCACGATGATTTCCTTCCAGCTTAAAGGCGACATGAAAAAGTGCCAGAAGTTTGTGGATGATATCGCTAAGAACTCCTACGCAATCACTTTAGCCGTCAGCTTGGGTTTAACGAAGACTTTGATCGAAGTTCCGGGCTTTATGACCCACTCGGCGATTCCCAATGAAAAGCGTGGTGAAAGCGGTATTGACCCGCGCGCGATCCGTTTGAGTATTGGTTTAGAGAGTGCGCAAGATATTATTGATGACCTTGCCGAGGCACTTAAAAAGGTTTAG
- a CDS encoding 3D domain-containing protein: MRNQNGREKNKRSALKTTVQVFAVGAMMIAANASNAQLCPKNIATTTTYFVPHIKDYCSSPTPCAAFKKEVRMQGSGTLSGGRVLTYTGKILKMDNCDTAIGASGKCLIPFISVAADPRHHSMGDIIQMPSLKGKIITLPNGKRMTHPGYLIVHDTGGAIKGANRFDIFTGGFNMNNDFNAFGTLGSPDMQMVDKSDCASRKQFTVIRRSAPNYENALIAIEDSVSESIEEKKVMYASVMESAPARAGIQ; the protein is encoded by the coding sequence ATGAGAAATCAAAATGGTCGCGAAAAAAATAAAAGAAGTGCGCTAAAGACAACGGTTCAAGTGTTTGCCGTGGGTGCGATGATGATCGCCGCTAATGCCAGCAATGCGCAGTTGTGCCCTAAAAATATTGCGACGACGACGACGTATTTCGTGCCTCATATTAAGGATTATTGCTCATCGCCGACTCCATGCGCAGCTTTCAAAAAAGAAGTTCGCATGCAGGGTTCGGGCACCTTATCAGGAGGCCGTGTCCTGACTTACACCGGTAAAATCTTGAAAATGGATAATTGCGATACGGCGATTGGAGCGAGCGGAAAGTGCTTGATCCCATTTATTTCCGTAGCGGCGGATCCACGCCATCACAGTATGGGTGATATTATTCAAATGCCTTCTTTAAAAGGAAAGATCATCACTTTGCCTAACGGTAAAAGAATGACTCATCCGGGATATCTAATTGTGCACGATACAGGTGGTGCGATTAAAGGAGCCAACCGCTTTGATATTTTCACTGGCGGCTTCAATATGAATAATGACTTTAATGCCTTTGGAACTTTGGGAAGTCCGGATATGCAAATGGTCGATAAGTCTGATTGCGCTAGCCGTAAGCAGTTCACGGTGATTCGTCGAAGTGCTCCGAATTATGAAAATGCTTTGATTGCCATTGAAGACTCTGTCAGTGAATCTATTGAAGAGAAAAAAGTTATGTATGCTTCAGTTATGGAGTCGGCTCCAGCTCGCGCGGGAATTCAGTAA
- a CDS encoding PilZ domain-containing protein, which yields MSRAVRFQPDPLDHALIDYLDEDTFDPTAVGIILNESFTGCALVVKASPNLVPNQTIKVKVGRLDPMSARVVWMEPLDTTLVKIGIEFLENI from the coding sequence ATGAGCCGAGCCGTGCGTTTTCAACCAGATCCTTTGGATCATGCCCTTATCGATTATTTGGATGAAGATACCTTTGATCCCACTGCGGTTGGCATCATCCTGAATGAGTCTTTCACTGGCTGTGCCTTGGTGGTGAAGGCCAGTCCCAACCTCGTTCCGAATCAAACTATCAAAGTGAAAGTGGGCCGTTTAGATCCCATGTCAGCACGCGTGGTTTGGATGGAGCCTTTAGACACCACGCTTGTAAAAATCGGTATCGAGTTTTTAGAGAATATTTAA
- a CDS encoding DUF2914 domain-containing protein yields MTALKERLYKLYQENEVKVDIAFFLGGFFFDLFTLSDIDNLFGIGQQVAYLLILGTVLYWDFLATQGLVQIPKRFEKAWDYRQLLVHFLFGSLLSIYSLFFIKSASMFSSIIFIVLLLAVMVANELQRIRKGDISIKIALFVICIFSFFSMTVPVLLGFVGVVPFLLSILLTVLVMYGIFLLLKSRTTDLNYLKKRLLAPSGAIVALFLIFYFLGWIPPVPLSIQSIGVYHGVEKSEGQYILSYETPQWKFWHHGDQDFTAEPGDTIYIFAQIFSPARFSDSVILHWYYLDPRAGWQTTDKIPMSIAGGRKTGYRGFSSKQNYSEGRWRVSVETTDGREIGRIYFKVSKVTEANPNRMFYKDVF; encoded by the coding sequence ATGACTGCACTGAAAGAACGCCTGTATAAGCTGTATCAAGAAAACGAAGTGAAAGTGGATATCGCCTTTTTCTTAGGTGGTTTCTTTTTTGATCTTTTTACTCTGTCGGATATCGACAACCTTTTCGGGATTGGTCAACAGGTTGCCTATCTGCTGATTCTAGGGACGGTTCTTTACTGGGATTTCTTGGCAACGCAAGGCCTAGTCCAAATTCCAAAGCGCTTTGAAAAGGCCTGGGATTATCGCCAGCTTTTGGTGCACTTTCTTTTCGGAAGCCTTCTTAGCATCTATTCGCTTTTCTTTATTAAAAGTGCCTCGATGTTTTCTTCGATCATTTTTATTGTGCTATTGCTGGCGGTGATGGTTGCTAACGAATTACAAAGGATCCGTAAGGGTGATATCTCAATCAAAATCGCGCTCTTTGTGATCTGTATTTTTTCGTTTTTTTCGATGACGGTTCCTGTGCTTTTAGGCTTCGTGGGTGTCGTCCCTTTCCTTCTATCCATTCTTCTGACGGTTCTTGTGATGTACGGCATTTTTCTTCTGCTAAAGTCTCGCACCACAGATTTGAACTATCTTAAAAAAAGATTGTTGGCACCGAGTGGAGCCATCGTCGCACTCTTCTTGATTTTTTATTTCTTGGGCTGGATCCCACCAGTGCCACTTTCGATTCAAAGCATCGGCGTATATCATGGTGTCGAAAAATCCGAAGGACAATACATTCTTTCGTATGAAACTCCCCAATGGAAATTCTGGCATCACGGAGACCAAGATTTTACTGCTGAGCCCGGCGACACGATTTACATCTTTGCCCAAATCTTTTCTCCTGCTCGCTTTAGTGATTCCGTGATTTTGCATTGGTACTATTTGGATCCGCGCGCAGGATGGCAGACCACCGATAAAATTCCGATGAGTATCGCTGGCGGTCGCAAAACAGGATATCGTGGATTTTCTTCAAAGCAGAATTATTCGGAAGGTCGATGGCGCGTGAGTGTAGAAACAACGGATGGCCGAGAGATCGGTCGGATCTACTTCAAAGTCAGCAAAGTGACGGAAGCCAATCCGAACCGCATGTTCTATAAAGACGTCTTTTAA
- the tsaA gene encoding tRNA (N6-threonylcarbamoyladenosine(37)-N6)-methyltransferase TrmO — MKKHGEAFEFAAIGHVRTPFKDKFGVPRQPGLAAEAKGVIKLLPDPDLKTALKSLEEFSHLWIVFVFHEHGGKNWKPSIRPPRLGGNRKVGVLASRSPHRPNPIGLSAVSIEKIDLDAEGGPEIYVGSVDLIDGTPVLDIKPYIPYADSIPDANAGWASEPIPRFEVRFTPEAEADIQKQDPVGEKNLRSLIISILELDPRPAFQKRQHPVSEKETWGRRYGFDVLEHDVKYEIQEGLFVVYALE; from the coding sequence ATGAAAAAACACGGTGAGGCTTTCGAATTCGCAGCTATCGGTCACGTAAGGACCCCGTTCAAAGATAAGTTCGGGGTTCCACGTCAGCCAGGTCTTGCGGCGGAAGCCAAAGGTGTTATCAAACTTCTTCCTGATCCCGATTTAAAAACCGCACTTAAAAGCCTTGAAGAATTTAGCCATCTTTGGATCGTCTTTGTTTTCCACGAACACGGCGGAAAAAACTGGAAGCCCAGCATTCGTCCTCCGCGTTTGGGTGGAAATCGCAAAGTCGGAGTTTTAGCTTCACGTTCTCCTCATCGCCCGAATCCTATTGGTCTTTCTGCCGTCAGCATCGAGAAAATTGATTTAGATGCTGAAGGGGGTCCTGAAATTTATGTGGGCAGCGTGGATCTTATTGATGGAACACCCGTGCTAGATATCAAGCCCTACATCCCTTACGCCGATTCTATTCCTGATGCGAATGCAGGATGGGCTTCCGAACCCATTCCGCGTTTTGAAGTGCGTTTTACTCCCGAAGCAGAAGCAGATATTCAAAAGCAAGATCCCGTCGGAGAAAAAAATCTGCGCAGCCTGATCATCAGTATTCTTGAATTAGATCCCCGTCCCGCCTTCCAAAAACGCCAACACCCCGTTTCAGAAAAAGAAACCTGGGGCCGCCGCTACGGCTTTGACGTTCTAGAACACGATGTTAAGTACGAGATACAAGAAGGACTTTTCGTCGTTTACGCTCTGGAATAG